A segment of the Corynebacterium liangguodongii genome:
CACGGCAACTGAACCAGGCCAAAGGGTGGTGTTTGGTGGTGGATCAGGCTCCGCAGCGAGTAGTTGTACCAGCTTGCCTAGTTCTCTGTGTGCCCGCGAACACTTCTCAAGTCCCCGACCCCGTTAATTCTGGGGCGCCTCGTTCTCGGTAGCCGAAAAGCTCCCACTCGCCCTACTTACGAATGCCGGGCATACAAGGTATCCTTGTGCCACGTCCCGTCAATAGGAGGTGGCATCCATGGGTTCTAGGAGAAGTGAGGCACGTCAGCGACTAATACAATCCTTAGGGGAATCGGTACCTTCGTCTGCGATCCCTACCGACCGAGAGCTAGCCCTTGAGGCCTATCGAGCACTGCTCAGTTCTATTTCTGCCCAGAGTGGGCTGGCTGACACCGATGCGGCCATGAGTGTGGTGACTTCTGAGGTTTCCAGAATGCGTGCTGAAAAGAAGCACCGCTCTAACGTCGCTGCTACTTCCTAACTATCCAACTTGGAATCCTCGTGCCGCACAAGAAGATTAGGGTCGTCGTCGATGTCAATGTGTTTATTACAGACTTAATTTCTTCTCGGCCAGATGAAATGACCCTTACTGGGGCATGCCTTAGCGGCGAACTTGAACTTTTATACTCCGCGCACCTCTTAGATGAGTTAGAGGCCGTCATGGAGCGCGACAAGTTCCGTCGTTGGTTCACCGTTGAGCAGGGTTTAAAGCTAATCGATGCGATAGTCTTGGCCGGGATCGAGGTACCTGATCGTCCCCCCTCAGACCTACCACTGGTGTGCAGAGATCCGGACGACAACTATCTATTCGCCCTATACGAGGACGGCCAAGCCGACCTATTAATTAGCGGGGACAAAGACGTCAAAGCAGTAGCCCTTCCCTGGGTAACAGTTGCCCCTCCCGCGGATGCACTAGCGCTGCTTTCCGATACGCCCCTTTGGGGCACACACGTCATCAAGGTCCGTACTGAAGATGTATGGAACAAAATCGACGCGGCGGGTCAGACGGCTATTTTTAAGGCGGCCTTGAGTTTTATCGAATGCTCTTTAGGGATCTCGGCTGGTGTCTACGATAAGAAAATACTTGAAGCTCTAGTCGTACCAGGTACGGCACCCTACTGGTATCGAGATTTTGATGCTGCATTGAACCTGATGATGGGTCGATCCGTGAGCAGCCAACCCATCATTAGTTCACCCGAACTAGTAACAATTAAGTTAGTTCCAGATTTGGGCGAAACGTTCGTCGTGGTCGGGAATCCAACCGATGTGCAAGATATCCTCTGCTTAACCTTAGAGCGCTGTGAGGATGTGTTGACGCCGGAAGGGAAAGACCCGTTTGAATTGGACGGATGGCGGGTGCACAGCATCGGCCGCCGACCCCTACAACCCCACGAAGTGAGACCGGCAAGCAACCCGAGCAGGAAAAGGGCAGCTGAGCGAGTCCGGAAAATTCGGTTGCCCGGCTTAGAGGATTCGTGATTTCAATCGTTCATCGAGTCAAGCGGGCGCTGGAAACATGTAGTGCACGATCGCGTGGTGCTCGAAGTCCCCGCGCACCCCTACCCGGCCGCGCTACCAGGCCGGGCATCTTGCACCAGATGCCGCTGGTAAGAGACAGTTAT
Coding sequences within it:
- a CDS encoding putative toxin-antitoxin system toxin component, PIN family; translation: MPHKKIRVVVDVNVFITDLISSRPDEMTLTGACLSGELELLYSAHLLDELEAVMERDKFRRWFTVEQGLKLIDAIVLAGIEVPDRPPSDLPLVCRDPDDNYLFALYEDGQADLLISGDKDVKAVALPWVTVAPPADALALLSDTPLWGTHVIKVRTEDVWNKIDAAGQTAIFKAALSFIECSLGISAGVYDKKILEALVVPGTAPYWYRDFDAALNLMMGRSVSSQPIISSPELVTIKLVPDLGETFVVVGNPTDVQDILCLTLERCEDVLTPEGKDPFELDGWRVHSIGRRPLQPHEVRPASNPSRKRAAERVRKIRLPGLEDS